One segment of Pseudodesulfovibrio sp. 5S69 DNA contains the following:
- a CDS encoding AraC family transcriptional regulator: protein MGKTPTNLKVRFWRDPDLPGVEVRRSSYNEEAFRVHVHDAFSLGFIEQGRTTFDLEGSAHRASTGQVVFIGPHLAHACNPDPDSNMAYTMFYIDPALLLAVARELFGPEARPPRFPEPVVDDPRLAERLRALQQAIADEADRLERETLLVQALAEAISRHGEPGPDPGREIRSGGRGAVQAVRGYLADHLAEKVSLDELAEAAGLSRYHLLRVFQAATGLPPHAYQNQLRVDLGKRLLAEGMPVSQAALETGFSDQSHFTRVFRQYTGATPGQYRDSGRS from the coding sequence ATGGGAAAGACGCCGACCAACCTGAAAGTGCGCTTCTGGCGCGACCCGGACCTGCCGGGCGTGGAAGTGCGCCGGTCCTCCTACAACGAGGAGGCCTTCCGCGTCCACGTCCACGACGCCTTTTCCCTCGGTTTCATCGAGCAGGGCAGGACCACCTTCGACCTCGAAGGATCCGCGCACAGGGCGTCCACCGGGCAGGTCGTCTTCATCGGCCCGCACCTGGCCCACGCCTGCAACCCGGACCCGGACTCGAACATGGCCTACACCATGTTCTACATCGACCCCGCCCTGCTCCTGGCCGTTGCCCGCGAACTCTTCGGGCCGGAGGCCCGGCCCCCTCGCTTTCCCGAGCCCGTGGTCGACGATCCCCGGCTGGCCGAGCGGCTGCGCGCCCTGCAACAGGCCATTGCCGACGAGGCGGACCGCCTGGAGCGGGAGACTCTGCTCGTCCAGGCGTTGGCCGAGGCCATCTCCCGGCACGGCGAGCCCGGCCCCGATCCCGGGCGGGAGATCCGGTCCGGCGGGCGCGGTGCGGTCCAGGCCGTGCGCGGCTACCTGGCCGACCACCTGGCCGAAAAGGTTTCCTTGGACGAGTTGGCCGAGGCCGCCGGGTTGAGCCGCTACCACCTGCTGCGCGTATTCCAGGCCGCCACCGGCCTGCCGCCCCACGCCTACCAGAACCAACTGCGCGTGGATCTGGGCAAGCGGCTCCTGGCCGAAGGGATGCCCGTCAGCCAGGCGGCGCTCGAGACCGGCTTCAGCGACCAGTCCCATTTCACCCGCGTATTCCGCCAGTACACCGGGGCCACGCCCGGCCAGTACCGGGATTCCGGCCGGTCCTGA
- a CDS encoding LysE family translocator, whose product MNFSIETNLLAVAGITLLAVISPGPDFAVILRNALRSGRGPGLATALGIACGVVVHVTYTLLGLGWLVARYAWLLTAIRYAGAAYLVWLGCSALLSRREASGRPQAPAADARADLRQAFGNGFLCNILNPKTVLFFIALFTQVVAPGTPLAAQVGIGAYIVMAHLAWFAFVVLVLTNPAALRVFNNWRRAVERGVGGCLVALGVTLAIDN is encoded by the coding sequence GTGAATTTTTCTATTGAAACAAATCTGCTGGCGGTGGCCGGGATAACCCTGTTGGCCGTGATCAGTCCGGGGCCGGACTTTGCCGTCATCCTGCGCAACGCGCTACGCTCGGGCCGGGGCCCGGGGCTGGCCACGGCGTTGGGCATCGCCTGCGGGGTGGTGGTCCACGTGACCTACACCCTGCTCGGGCTGGGCTGGCTCGTGGCCCGCTATGCCTGGCTGTTGACGGCCATCAGGTACGCCGGGGCCGCCTACCTCGTCTGGCTGGGGTGTTCCGCCTTGCTGTCGCGCAGAGAAGCGTCCGGCCGCCCGCAGGCACCCGCGGCTGACGCCCGCGCCGATCTCCGGCAGGCCTTCGGCAACGGCTTTCTGTGCAACATCCTGAACCCCAAGACCGTGCTCTTCTTCATTGCCCTGTTCACCCAGGTGGTCGCGCCGGGCACGCCCCTGGCCGCCCAGGTGGGCATCGGCGCGTACATCGTCATGGCCCATCTCGCCTGGTTCGCCTTCGTGGTCCTGGTCCTGACCAACCCGGCGGCCCTGCGGGTCTTCAACAATTGGCGGCGGGCCGTGGAAAGGGGGGTGGGCGGCTGTCTCGTGGCCTTGGGAGTGACCCTGGCGATCGATAACTGA
- a CDS encoding proline dehydrogenase family protein — protein MLLWQKTMIGLARSESVTRRMQDSRYMARFARRFVGGRDGAEGLECAGALREHDLSASLFYLGEYVADPQKIETTRRVLGEVAQGLGKSGLDVHLSVDPTQLGAMISWEACRENVTALAREVAANAGTGRDVLMLDMEDSSVTQPTLDLYYHLRGEGLPAAVTVQGYLHRTPGDLVRLVADGAMVRLVKGAFAEPGNKAVTGRRDRDEAYRKAIVTLLSPEAREGGVYPVFGTHDHRMVAFAEHVAAANGWHRDQWEVEMLLGVRTAYQRELASRGVAVRLYLPFGRDWWPYSIRRVGENPRNLGFVFRSMFGRGE, from the coding sequence ATGCTGTTATGGCAAAAGACGATGATCGGTTTGGCCCGGAGCGAATCCGTGACCCGCCGGATGCAGGATTCGCGGTACATGGCCCGGTTCGCCCGCCGGTTCGTGGGCGGCCGGGACGGAGCCGAGGGGCTGGAGTGCGCCGGGGCCCTGCGTGAGCACGACCTTTCCGCGTCCCTGTTTTATCTCGGCGAATATGTGGCCGACCCGCAGAAGATCGAGACCACCCGCCGCGTCTTGGGCGAGGTCGCGCAGGGGCTGGGGAAGTCCGGCCTGGACGTGCACCTGTCCGTGGACCCCACCCAGTTGGGCGCGATGATCTCCTGGGAAGCGTGCCGCGAGAACGTGACCGCCCTGGCCCGCGAGGTGGCCGCCAACGCCGGGACCGGGCGCGACGTCCTCATGCTCGACATGGAGGACTCCTCGGTCACCCAGCCGACCCTGGACCTCTATTACCATCTGCGCGGGGAGGGGCTGCCTGCGGCCGTGACCGTCCAAGGCTACCTGCACCGCACGCCGGGCGACCTGGTCCGGCTGGTGGCGGACGGTGCCATGGTCCGCCTGGTCAAGGGGGCTTTCGCCGAGCCCGGCAACAAGGCCGTGACCGGGCGGCGAGACCGGGACGAAGCCTACCGCAAGGCCATCGTCACCCTGCTGTCCCCCGAGGCCCGCGAGGGGGGCGTGTACCCGGTCTTCGGCACCCACGACCACCGCATGGTCGCCTTTGCCGAGCACGTGGCCGCGGCCAACGGCTGGCACCGCGACCAGTGGGAAGTGGAGATGCTCCTGGGCGTGCGTACGGCCTACCAGCGCGAGCTGGCAAGCCGGGGCGTGGCCGTGCGGCTGTACCTGCCGTTCGGCCGCGACTGGTGGCCCTATTCCATCCGCCGGGTGGGCGAAAACCCCAGGAACCTCGGTTTCGTGTTCCGTTCCATGTTCGGCAGGGGCGAATAG
- the rnc gene encoding ribonuclease III, protein MDTAELQDCIHHRFAQVKFLETALTHSSFANEQSGIEDNERLEFLGDAVLELCISEEGFRRFPSAHEGQLTRIRSQLVKEQSLADMARGLKLDQYIRLGRGEELQGGRERDALLADAFEALLGAVFLDGGFEAARRTILEIFEDEWPARAMLPETKDYKSRLQEVAQELFRDRPVYVLSGTSGPEHEKLFEVDVTLPGGERFRGTGTSVKRAEQEAARMGLDFLEEE, encoded by the coding sequence ATGGATACCGCTGAGCTACAGGATTGTATCCACCATAGGTTTGCCCAAGTCAAGTTCCTGGAGACGGCGCTGACCCACTCCTCGTTCGCCAACGAGCAGAGCGGCATCGAGGACAACGAGCGGTTGGAATTTCTGGGCGACGCCGTGCTGGAGCTGTGCATTTCCGAGGAGGGATTCAGGCGGTTTCCGTCTGCCCACGAGGGGCAGCTCACGCGCATCCGTTCCCAGTTGGTCAAGGAGCAGTCCCTGGCGGACATGGCCCGCGGGCTCAAGCTTGACCAGTACATCCGCCTCGGCCGGGGCGAGGAGCTGCAGGGCGGCCGGGAGCGCGACGCGCTGTTGGCAGACGCCTTCGAGGCCCTGCTCGGCGCGGTATTTCTGGACGGCGGCTTCGAGGCCGCCCGCCGGACCATATTGGAAATTTTCGAAGACGAGTGGCCCGCCCGGGCCATGCTGCCCGAGACCAAGGACTACAAGAGCCGGTTGCAGGAGGTGGCCCAGGAGTTGTTCCGCGACAGGCCGGTGTACGTGCTCTCCGGGACCAGCGGCCCCGAGCACGAGAAGTTGTTCGAGGTGGACGTGACCCTGCCGGGCGGCGAGCGGTTTCGCGGCACGGGCACCAGCGTGAAGCGGGCCGAGCAGGAGGCCGCGCGCATGGGCCTCGATTTTCTCGAAGAGGAATAG
- a CDS encoding acetate--CoA ligase family protein, with amino-acid sequence MQPDAQLRELFNPESIAVVGASRSPLKLGHLILSNLISAGYRGTIFPVNPAGGEILGLTAYPSTADLPRPPDLGIIVLPREKVLQAMRELADAKVDAICVITAGFRETGRDGFELEMEMADLARRRDITLLGPNTLGLFNTAINLNASIAQTMPAKGSISFFSQSGALCSAILDWAEGESIGFSKFVSLGNKAGVSEADVLEALGDDPDTKVIIGYLESVNDGRKFLTRARAVTEKKPVIMIKAGTTPAGARATSSHTGSLAGSVEAGLAAFKQAGIIRVENLETLFDLARAFAEQPLPQGPNLAVVTNSGGPGILAADACEAAGLNLARPSTATLDRLTKALPPFAAIYNPIDIIGDAKAERYRATLEAVAEDETTHAILVLLTPTASAEITETAQAIIDISKTCDKPIFASFMGDERIGPGRDMLLAAGIPCYAYPEPAITAISAMLAHYRWKNRPYPVEVCFRRDKGRAERTIQAALAAGVAELPFNDAMDIAASYELPVPETRLVRTSDQAVRAAKKMGYPVALKIESPHLASRGEVDGVALELNTPREVREAWLDITTRAQRKRPDIYIAGCLVQTMGPVKAREVVVRFTQDPQFGPLISFCLAGPSAEILGDISYRLAPLALHDVQDIVREIKSFPLLRGVRGEEPVNLAAIEDILLSMSQMATDFPEIREAELNPILVDAQGAFVADLRVTVGPI; translated from the coding sequence ATGCAACCAGACGCCCAACTACGCGAACTTTTCAACCCCGAATCCATCGCCGTGGTCGGCGCATCCCGGAGCCCGCTCAAGCTCGGGCATCTCATCCTGTCGAATTTGATCTCGGCAGGGTACAGGGGGACAATCTTTCCCGTCAATCCCGCGGGCGGAGAAATTCTCGGCCTGACCGCCTACCCGTCCACCGCCGACCTGCCGCGACCGCCGGACCTCGGCATCATCGTCCTGCCGCGCGAGAAGGTCCTTCAGGCCATGCGCGAGCTGGCCGACGCCAAGGTGGACGCCATCTGCGTCATCACCGCGGGCTTCCGCGAGACCGGGCGCGACGGCTTCGAGCTCGAAATGGAGATGGCCGACCTGGCCCGGCGCCGGGACATCACCCTGCTCGGCCCGAACACGCTCGGGCTGTTCAACACGGCCATCAACCTGAACGCGTCCATCGCCCAGACCATGCCCGCCAAAGGGTCCATCTCCTTCTTCTCCCAGAGCGGGGCCCTGTGCTCGGCCATCCTGGACTGGGCCGAGGGCGAATCCATCGGCTTCTCCAAGTTCGTCTCGCTGGGCAACAAGGCGGGCGTGTCCGAGGCGGACGTGCTCGAAGCGCTGGGCGACGACCCGGACACCAAGGTCATCATCGGCTACCTGGAGTCCGTGAACGACGGCCGCAAATTTTTGACCCGTGCGCGGGCCGTGACCGAAAAGAAGCCGGTCATCATGATCAAGGCGGGCACCACCCCCGCGGGCGCGCGGGCCACGTCCAGCCACACCGGCTCCCTGGCCGGAAGCGTGGAGGCCGGACTGGCCGCGTTCAAGCAGGCGGGCATCATCCGGGTGGAAAACCTGGAGACCCTGTTCGACTTGGCGCGCGCCTTTGCCGAGCAACCCCTGCCCCAGGGCCCGAACCTGGCCGTGGTGACCAACTCCGGCGGGCCCGGCATCCTGGCCGCCGACGCCTGCGAGGCCGCCGGGCTCAACCTGGCCCGGCCCTCCACCGCCACCCTGGACCGGCTGACCAAGGCCCTGCCGCCGTTTGCCGCCATCTACAACCCCATCGACATCATCGGGGACGCCAAGGCCGAACGCTACCGGGCCACGCTGGAAGCCGTGGCCGAGGACGAGACCACCCACGCCATCCTGGTCCTGCTCACGCCCACGGCCTCGGCCGAGATCACCGAGACCGCCCAGGCGATCATCGACATTTCCAAGACCTGCGACAAACCGATCTTCGCCTCGTTCATGGGCGACGAGCGGATCGGCCCGGGCCGGGACATGCTCCTGGCCGCGGGCATCCCCTGCTACGCCTACCCGGAACCGGCGATCACGGCCATCTCGGCCATGCTCGCCCACTACCGGTGGAAAAACCGGCCCTACCCGGTGGAGGTCTGCTTCCGCCGCGACAAGGGACGGGCCGAGCGGACCATCCAGGCCGCCCTGGCCGCGGGCGTGGCCGAGCTGCCCTTCAACGACGCCATGGATATCGCCGCATCCTACGAGCTGCCCGTGCCCGAGACCCGGCTGGTGCGCACCTCGGACCAGGCCGTGCGCGCGGCCAAGAAAATGGGCTACCCCGTGGCGCTCAAGATCGAATCACCCCACCTGGCCAGCCGGGGCGAGGTGGACGGCGTGGCCCTGGAACTGAACACACCGCGCGAGGTGCGCGAGGCCTGGCTCGACATCACCACACGGGCCCAGCGCAAGCGCCCGGACATCTACATCGCGGGCTGCCTGGTCCAGACCATGGGCCCGGTCAAGGCCCGCGAGGTCGTGGTCCGGTTCACCCAGGACCCGCAGTTCGGCCCGCTCATCTCGTTCTGCCTGGCCGGACCGTCCGCCGAGATCCTGGGCGACATCAGCTACCGGCTGGCTCCGCTGGCCCTGCACGACGTCCAGGACATCGTCCGCGAGATCAAGTCGTTCCCCCTGTTGCGCGGCGTGCGCGGCGAGGAGCCGGTCAACCTGGCGGCCATCGAGGACATCCTGCTGTCCATGTCCCAGATGGCCACGGACTTTCCGGAGATACGCGAGGCCGAACTCAACCCCATCCTGGTGGACGCGCAAGGGGCGTTCGTGGCCGACCTGCGCGTGACCGTCGGGCCCATTTGA
- a CDS encoding MATE family efflux transporter — protein sequence MSNAAIDKTDLTTRPIPEVIRQVAVPSSVGFFFNTMFNVVDTWWAGRIDTHAQAALALSLPVYFIITALASGIGTGSTALMGSALGARDRNKAALVAVQMLGFGVFASALLAAFGLAFSPAIFGWLGAHGDYLATCLSYMNPIFACNLVTMALFLFNAILQSQGDTRSMRNTLILMASLNVILDPWFIYGGFGLPAMGLAGVAWATVILQGLGAVYLLLKTRRTGLLKTDKGRNFIPRLKLYAEIAHQGFPAALNSMTVALGFFVIFRYVSGFGPEASAAYGIATRIDQVVLMPTIGLSVAALTITAQNYGAGRIDRIRENFRKNLLYGAYMLIPLSVPILLFAGPLMRIFTQDPAVVAVGAGYLHIDAFTLYGYVAIFVPTSVLQGMKRPMFAIWLGLARQVIAPFVLFTLFTQVLGYPITALWLTIFAIVWTSAAVALWFAGKTIHTMEKTD from the coding sequence ATGAGCAACGCGGCCATCGACAAGACCGACCTGACCACGCGGCCCATTCCCGAGGTGATCCGGCAGGTGGCCGTGCCCTCGAGCGTGGGCTTCTTCTTCAATACCATGTTCAACGTGGTGGATACCTGGTGGGCCGGACGCATCGACACCCATGCCCAGGCCGCCCTGGCCCTGTCCTTGCCCGTATATTTCATCATCACCGCCCTGGCCAGCGGCATCGGCACCGGCTCCACCGCCCTGATGGGCTCGGCGCTGGGCGCGCGCGACCGGAACAAGGCCGCCTTGGTGGCCGTGCAAATGCTCGGCTTCGGCGTGTTCGCGTCCGCACTCCTGGCCGCGTTCGGCCTGGCCTTCTCCCCCGCCATCTTCGGCTGGCTCGGCGCGCACGGGGACTATCTGGCCACCTGCCTGAGCTACATGAACCCTATCTTCGCCTGCAACCTGGTCACCATGGCCCTCTTCCTGTTCAACGCCATCCTGCAATCCCAGGGCGACACCCGGAGCATGCGCAATACGCTCATCCTGATGGCCTCGCTGAACGTGATCCTGGACCCGTGGTTCATCTACGGCGGGTTCGGCCTGCCCGCCATGGGGCTGGCAGGGGTGGCCTGGGCCACGGTCATCCTCCAAGGCCTCGGCGCAGTCTACCTGCTGCTGAAAACGCGGCGCACCGGGCTGCTCAAGACCGACAAGGGGCGCAACTTCATCCCCCGGCTCAAGCTATACGCGGAGATCGCCCACCAGGGATTCCCGGCGGCGCTCAATTCCATGACCGTGGCGCTCGGCTTCTTCGTCATCTTCCGCTACGTGTCCGGGTTCGGGCCCGAGGCCTCGGCGGCCTACGGCATCGCCACGCGCATCGACCAGGTGGTGCTCATGCCTACCATCGGCCTGAGCGTGGCCGCCCTGACCATCACGGCCCAGAACTACGGCGCGGGCAGAATCGACCGCATCCGCGAGAACTTCCGCAAGAACCTGCTGTACGGCGCGTACATGCTCATCCCCCTGTCCGTGCCCATCCTGCTCTTCGCCGGGCCGCTCATGCGCATCTTCACCCAGGACCCGGCAGTCGTGGCCGTGGGGGCGGGCTATCTGCACATCGACGCCTTCACCCTGTACGGCTACGTGGCCATCTTCGTGCCCACCTCGGTCCTGCAGGGCATGAAGCGTCCCATGTTCGCCATCTGGCTCGGCCTTGCCCGCCAGGTGATCGCTCCGTTCGTCCTGTTCACGCTCTTCACCCAGGTCCTCGGCTACCCCATCACCGCCCTGTGGCTGACCATCTTCGCCATCGTCTGGACCAGCGCCGCCGTGGCCCTGTGGTTCGCCGGAAAGACCATCCACACGATGGAGAAGACGGACTAG
- a CDS encoding cyclase family protein, which yields MLHYVKAQTRCALGLALCLFLVVGGTAMAGDDGALTPEQMARAFGKVVFLSHVNTPDMPIFPGDPEPVLEPAFTVEKDGFYLLSVTMGEHSGTHWGAPAHFNADEKTADKLPATSFVFPAVVIDIRAKVAKNPDYALSLADVQAYEKAHGRIPAHAMVIAFTGWEKRWSNPEAFFNEDKDSVMHYPGIDIAATQWLIDNRALGGLGIDTHGVDPGADESYATNTALLKGDRIHLENLAGLEQLPAKDAWIVVGGVRNLNGSGSPATVLGFLP from the coding sequence ATGTTGCATTACGTAAAAGCGCAAACACGCTGCGCGTTGGGACTGGCCCTGTGCCTGTTCCTTGTGGTGGGCGGCACGGCCATGGCGGGCGATGACGGCGCGCTGACCCCGGAGCAGATGGCCCGGGCCTTCGGCAAGGTCGTTTTCCTGAGCCATGTCAACACGCCCGACATGCCCATCTTCCCCGGAGACCCGGAACCGGTGCTGGAACCCGCGTTCACGGTCGAAAAGGATGGTTTCTACCTCCTGTCCGTGACCATGGGCGAACATTCCGGCACCCATTGGGGCGCGCCCGCGCACTTCAACGCCGACGAGAAGACCGCGGACAAGCTGCCCGCCACGTCCTTCGTCTTCCCCGCGGTGGTCATCGACATCCGCGCCAAGGTCGCCAAGAACCCGGACTACGCCCTGAGTCTCGCGGACGTACAGGCCTATGAAAAGGCCCACGGCCGAATTCCGGCGCACGCCATGGTCATCGCCTTCACCGGCTGGGAAAAGCGCTGGAGCAATCCCGAGGCCTTTTTCAACGAGGACAAGGACAGCGTCATGCACTACCCCGGCATCGACATCGCCGCCACGCAGTGGCTGATCGACAACCGGGCTCTGGGAGGCCTGGGCATCGACACCCACGGCGTGGACCCCGGTGCCGACGAATCCTACGCCACCAACACGGCCCTCTTGAAGGGCGACCGCATCCACCTCGAAAACCTGGCCGGGCTGGAGCAGCTGCCCGCCAAGGACGCGTGGATCGTGGTCGGCGGCGTGCGCAACCTCAACGGGTCCGGCTCCCCGGCGACGGTCCTCGGCTTCCTGCCTTAG
- a CDS encoding flagellin, producing MSLVINHNLMAMNAQRNLSEHYGRLGVSTRRLSSGLRVGTAADDAAGLAIRELMRSEISSLHQGIRNASDAISLIQTADGALQVVDEKLIRLKELAMQASTGTYNSDQRMIIDSEYQAMCSEITRIAHATDFNGIYLLNGNLSGDPGVDHDGTGLQATGPLKIHFGTGNDSAEDYYYVAIQGSTASSFGLGHLAALKTNGDTWEAQNAGKSISTQGLAQAAMEAINKAIISKDKIRANLGSMQNRLENTITNLEIQAENLQAAESRISDVDVAQEMTEFVRNQILTQSAVAMLAQANSLPRMAMQLIGG from the coding sequence ATGTCTTTAGTCATTAACCACAACCTCATGGCCATGAACGCCCAGAGGAACCTGTCGGAGCATTATGGACGGCTCGGCGTTTCCACCCGGCGTTTGTCTTCCGGCCTGCGAGTCGGCACCGCTGCGGATGACGCGGCCGGGCTGGCGATTCGCGAGCTCATGCGTTCGGAAATCAGTTCCCTGCACCAGGGCATCCGCAACGCATCCGACGCGATCTCGCTGATCCAGACCGCGGACGGCGCGCTGCAGGTGGTCGACGAAAAGCTCATTCGTCTGAAGGAGCTGGCCATGCAGGCGTCCACGGGTACCTACAACTCCGACCAGCGGATGATCATCGACTCCGAATACCAGGCAATGTGCTCGGAGATCACCCGTATCGCCCACGCGACGGACTTCAACGGAATTTACCTGCTCAACGGCAACCTGTCCGGCGACCCCGGCGTGGACCACGACGGCACGGGCCTCCAGGCCACCGGCCCGCTGAAGATCCACTTCGGCACCGGCAACGATTCGGCCGAGGACTACTACTACGTGGCCATCCAGGGCTCCACCGCGTCCTCATTCGGGCTCGGCCACCTGGCCGCACTGAAGACCAACGGCGACACCTGGGAGGCCCAGAACGCGGGCAAGTCCATCTCCACCCAGGGCCTGGCCCAGGCGGCCATGGAGGCGATCAACAAGGCGATCATCTCCAAGGACAAGATCCGCGCCAACCTCGGTTCCATGCAGAACCGGCTGGAAAACACCATCACCAACCTTGAAATCCAGGCCGAGAACCTGCAGGCTGCCGAGTCCCGCATTTCCGACGTCGACGTGGCGCAGGAAATGACCGAGTTCGTACGCAACCAGATTCTCACCCAGTCCGCTGTCGCCATGCTGGCGCAGGCCAACTCCCTGCCGAGGATGGCCATGCAGCTCATCGGCGGCTAG
- a CDS encoding DMT family transporter — translation MSENTAVLERPSASWLAPACLAAAVLLWGTSFMATKTALTGFNPQALVWLRMTLAALTVPFFARRVPRPAYRTGDWKILGLLCLMQPCLYFLLESNAVNLTTSSQAGMVSSLVPLFVAAGAWAILGEPMTRNAMLGLAVSMCGVAWLSTAGAPDAEAPNPALGNLLEGGAMACAAVYMVLMKRLSARYSTWWLTGLQCVAGALFFLPGALLDLFGSPAEIPLAAWLAVAYLGLFVTLGAFGLYNMAMTCMPAGRAALSINMVPPVALVAGWLLLGETLTGAQLAACCVVVAGVWFGRR, via the coding sequence ATGTCCGAAAACACCGCCGTTCTGGAGCGCCCCTCCGCATCCTGGCTCGCCCCGGCCTGCCTGGCCGCCGCCGTGCTCCTCTGGGGCACGTCCTTCATGGCCACCAAGACCGCCCTGACCGGGTTTAATCCGCAGGCCCTGGTTTGGCTGCGCATGACCCTGGCCGCCCTGACCGTACCCTTCTTCGCCCGGCGGGTTCCCCGGCCCGCCTACCGGACCGGCGACTGGAAAATCCTCGGCCTGCTCTGCCTCATGCAGCCATGCCTCTATTTTCTGCTTGAAAGCAACGCCGTGAACCTGACCACCTCGTCCCAGGCGGGCATGGTCTCCTCCCTGGTGCCGCTCTTCGTGGCCGCCGGGGCCTGGGCCATCCTCGGCGAACCCATGACCCGCAACGCCATGCTCGGCCTGGCCGTGTCCATGTGCGGGGTGGCCTGGCTATCCACGGCCGGGGCCCCGGACGCCGAGGCCCCCAACCCCGCTCTGGGCAATCTCCTGGAGGGCGGAGCCATGGCCTGCGCCGCCGTTTACATGGTGCTCATGAAGCGCCTCTCCGCGCGCTACTCCACCTGGTGGCTGACCGGCCTGCAATGCGTGGCCGGGGCCCTCTTCTTCCTGCCCGGCGCCCTCCTGGACCTGTTCGGCTCTCCGGCCGAAATTCCCCTGGCCGCCTGGCTCGCCGTGGCCTACCTCGGCCTGTTCGTCACGCTCGGCGCCTTCGGCCTGTACAACATGGCCATGACCTGCATGCCCGCAGGACGCGCCGCTCTGTCCATCAACATGGTGCCGCCGGTGGCCCTGGTCGCGGGCTGGCTCCTGCTCGGCGAGACCCTGACCGGCGCGCAACTGGCCGCCTGCTGCGTGGTCGTGGCCGGGGTCTGGTTCGGGCGTCGCTAG
- a CDS encoding phosphotransacetylase family protein, whose protein sequence is MAGLYIGSTTGYSGKNMIVMGMGLRLQKDGYNVGYMKPVGAMPMEMDGKLGDEDAAFVQDVLGLAEDPAMVTPVVVTQDFKVKAFTGKMDGLLDSIVEGYEAVSKDKDVTLVAGSGSMYSGKYCDTDAISVVRRLGIKTVIIDRFQKELKYDYLMAMKETLGDLMAGVILNDVPPNFMDEITQLLGPALEAKGVKILGVIPRDPLMGAIKVGDLADRLGGKIISAHNKSERVVESFLIGTMQVENFMTHFRKKKNSAIIVGGDRSDVQLVALEGDCPCLILTGNLYPNDIILTRSEVLETPIIMVREDTFTVAKKMDDILSRHKLRDAIKIKQGAELVSNNIDFEFLKKELGLK, encoded by the coding sequence ATGGCTGGACTCTACATAGGCTCTACCACCGGGTATTCAGGCAAAAACATGATCGTCATGGGCATGGGCCTGCGCCTGCAGAAAGACGGGTACAACGTGGGCTACATGAAACCCGTCGGGGCCATGCCCATGGAGATGGACGGCAAGCTCGGCGACGAGGACGCCGCCTTTGTCCAGGACGTGCTCGGCCTGGCCGAAGACCCGGCCATGGTCACCCCCGTGGTGGTCACCCAGGACTTCAAGGTCAAGGCGTTCACCGGCAAGATGGACGGGCTGCTCGACAGCATCGTCGAAGGCTACGAGGCGGTCTCCAAGGACAAGGACGTCACCCTGGTGGCCGGGTCCGGGTCCATGTACTCGGGCAAGTACTGCGATACCGACGCCATCTCCGTGGTCCGCAGGCTCGGCATCAAGACCGTGATCATCGACCGCTTCCAGAAGGAACTCAAATACGACTACCTCATGGCCATGAAGGAGACCCTGGGCGACCTCATGGCGGGTGTCATCCTCAACGACGTGCCCCCGAATTTCATGGACGAGATCACCCAGCTCCTCGGCCCCGCCCTGGAGGCCAAGGGCGTCAAGATCCTGGGCGTCATCCCCCGCGACCCGCTCATGGGCGCCATCAAGGTCGGGGATCTGGCCGACCGCCTGGGCGGCAAGATCATCTCCGCCCACAACAAGAGCGAGCGCGTGGTCGAGTCCTTCCTCATCGGCACCATGCAGGTCGAAAACTTCATGACCCACTTCCGCAAGAAGAAGAACTCCGCCATCATCGTGGGCGGCGACCGGTCCGACGTGCAGCTCGTGGCGCTGGAAGGCGACTGCCCCTGCCTCATCCTGACCGGCAACCTCTACCCCAACGACATCATCCTGACCCGCTCCGAGGTCCTGGAAACGCCCATCATCATGGTCCGCGAAGACACCTTCACCGTGGCCAAGAAAATGGACGACATCCTCTCCCGCCACAAACTGCGCGACGCCATCAAGATCAAACAGGGCGCCGAACTCGTGTCCAACAACATAGACTTCGAATTCCTCAAAAAGGAACTCGGCCTGAAATAA